A window of Acropora muricata isolate sample 2 chromosome 6, ASM3666990v1, whole genome shotgun sequence genomic DNA:
cttgtacgcgcgatttttcctgcgctttgagcaagtCACAAGTAATTGTGAGGTatcctgattggttcatcgcgctgattgctcctcttgtgattggtcagagttttggtttttcgacagtcatttgaaaaccgttctaaTAGAACggttttaaatgactgtcgcaAGCAACCACGCGTAGAAATTGGCTTAAGAATATCATGTTGGAACTGGTTTTTCGACTGAGTTATCTGAAAACCTCtttaattagaaaaaaaaacaacaacaacaagaaaattgaGACAACTGTTGGCTCATAAGGTAACTGTTCTTTCTAATATGCAATCCATATTGGTAATTGACCAAACATATTATACCAAATGTTCTTGCCATGCGTTCAGTTCGAAGATGCTTTTcgaatttgttttgaaaagaaagcatcCAGAAAAAGAAAGTGTGATTAACAATGACAcgtaatataatttttttcatttattgaagGGCTTTATTTGTGACATATTTGTAAAGGACACCATAATTACAAAAGTGAAATTACAATTATTTAGAGCCAGAACCATTCCACCATTTGCACTTAAtatttcaaagtaaaattccatgtttgtcacgttatcaaacgataaaaaaaaactccttGAAACAGCTGAATGTGATCTACTCTTAAGAGCACAATGTTTTCACTCAGTGTTAAATCAGCAACTTAGAAGATTGCAGCCATTATATAGTGGTAGATTTCGAGTAAACTACTTTTGGGAAGGAATTTTCGCTTGTACCATCTGAGCTAAAGGAACAATACTGACTGCTATTAAGGTCAGGGAATAGATTTTGTTGATCGCTTTATCAAATAAGTTGCAAAGGAGTGGAACGGATGCTTATCTTCACTTAATTTGGTTAGCGGCGACCAGGGAAATTAAGTTACATCGCAGCCCTTTCTGGGAATAATCCGTCGTCCGAGTCCATGTCTGCTGGCATCTCTTATCCGCGGCGGAAACACACTCTTCTGCATCTCAGCCTACAAATACGTCTGCAACGTCTGCAAAACCTAAAGCAAGTTAGACGGCAGGAGAATCtgcatcttcttcttcttcttgcgtCTGAAAAAAAAGTGATAGTAATGATGACGAAAAATTTTCAAACCTCAGTGGGTTGGATCGGATTGCAGCACCTTCTTCCTAGAAAACACAGCATATACAGctttctgttttcatttttttatgactAGTATCAATCAGAATGATTAAAAGCACAAAGAAATGGACTTAAATTTACTAAAATTAGCGAAACGAGGAATATTTTGGACGATTAAGAACGCACAATGAACATGCGGTATGACGGTGGGATGCTTTTTATAACAATGGCTACCGATTTTTCACACGAAATCGAGCCAAAATGCTAAGCAGCTCTCCAGGCAGTCAGTTCTAATTTAATAGACGAAATAAAGAAGCCTACGGCGTAAATTCTtaagaacagccaaaacaaaaaaaaaacaaaaagaaattaactATCAAGATATAATGCTCGCCCGttaaaataacagcaaaagGGCTGCAATTACCGTTTGCTTGCTCGAGGTCAGAGTTCATCGGCTCATCTTCCTTGTCGATCCAGTTGTAATAATATTCTGGACaatcaagaaagaaaacagtCAACTTCTGTCTTCTTCAgtgaaaaacaatgataaatagATAAACTTTATTCGACACAGCCAATTATTAATGAACAAATCCTGACGCAAGCAAATATCACTAAGGCATATGCACACAATATGGAGTATCTCGTAGTCGACCTCAACTTCCGTGCTCCCAGTAAATTACTTTGAATTTgaacaaactgaaattcttaatTTTCGTCTTTTCTCAGTTTTCACCTTTATGTGAGTCAGCCACCTCGTCCTCCTCGTTGTAATCTCCTTCAGTCAATTCTGCATCTTCATCTTAGGAACGAAATATgggacaaaaatgaaatttgccAACAGTAATTTAATAAAAGCACTAATAAATACCTGCTAATTGAAATTACACATAAACAGCAACAGATATATGTAACCAAGAATGGTGTCAATGATGTAGTATTAGGCAGATGCGACTGAATTGATGATGAAGATC
This region includes:
- the LOC136919798 gene encoding uncharacterized protein: MSRLAIFIFVLSIASVVFLQGNAATTQQLSLSSNPERELTGEWDEANDDEEDINDEDEDAELTEGDYNEEDEVADSHKEYYYNWIDKEDEPMNSDLEQANDARRRRRCRFSCRLTCFRFCRRCRRICRLRCRRVCFRRG